In Deinococcus psychrotolerans, a genomic segment contains:
- the pepF gene encoding oligoendopeptidase F: MTATPPARKDVPREQTWDIEALYATPQDWDTEAAALAQDAAALGRYAGTLGQSPEALAQYLSACEAVRMRLTRLMSYAGMAASVDGKDTEAAARRDRASSLGSVFAAATAFESPELLALDEKTVRPWLTRPDLADFAVMVERVWRGRPHIRSAEVEELLGLVQAPFASERGIHPALANMDLDFGQVGGVQIGQGNIDRLIADPDRQIRQQAWESYADAHLSTQHTMAAALSTHVRQNVFMARARRYPDALTAALTSDHIPTAVFHTLIDTYKANIHIWHRYWQVRRRWLGLDQLREYDVKAPLVSPPPLSYQESVDAICAGMQPLGDDYVSQMRSGLTTERWVDYANNAGKRQGAYSNGGARVKPYIFMSFQGGLSSMSTLAHEIGHSMHSHLAQQAQASSVPRYTLFAAEVASNFNQAMVRHHLFATNTDPTFEVALIEEAVSNFHRYFFIMPTLARFELEIHRRIEAGESLSAPDLNTLMADLLQDGYGEGVQVDRERSGITWGEFSTHLYANFYAYQYATGISAAHQLRAGFDTDPETARTKYLQFLSEGGRLDPLDALSAAGVDLSTARPVEETFKVLSGYVDRLEVLLSERT, from the coding sequence ATGACTGCCACCCCGCCCGCCCGTAAAGACGTGCCCCGCGAGCAAACTTGGGACATCGAAGCCCTCTACGCCACCCCTCAAGACTGGGACACCGAAGCGGCGGCGCTGGCCCAAGACGCGGCGGCGCTGGGCCGCTACGCGGGAACGCTGGGCCAATCGCCCGAAGCGCTCGCCCAGTACCTGAGTGCCTGTGAAGCCGTAAGAATGCGCCTGACCCGCTTGATGTCGTATGCCGGCATGGCCGCCAGCGTGGACGGCAAAGACACCGAGGCCGCCGCCCGCCGTGACCGGGCTTCTTCGCTCGGGAGCGTCTTTGCTGCCGCCACCGCCTTTGAAAGCCCCGAACTGCTGGCCCTCGACGAAAAGACGGTGCGCCCGTGGCTGACCCGTCCCGACCTCGCGGACTTCGCGGTGATGGTTGAGCGCGTCTGGCGGGGCCGGCCGCACATTCGCAGCGCCGAAGTCGAAGAACTGCTGGGTCTGGTGCAGGCCCCCTTTGCCAGCGAGCGCGGCATTCATCCGGCCTTGGCCAACATGGATTTAGATTTTGGGCAAGTCGGCGGCGTCCAAATCGGTCAGGGCAACATCGACCGCTTGATCGCCGATCCAGACCGCCAAATTCGCCAGCAGGCCTGGGAGTCCTACGCCGACGCCCACCTGTCGACCCAGCACACCATGGCAGCGGCCCTGTCGACCCACGTGCGCCAAAACGTCTTTATGGCCCGCGCCCGCCGCTACCCCGACGCGCTGACAGCCGCCCTGACGTCCGACCACATTCCCACGGCTGTTTTTCACACCCTGATCGACACGTATAAAGCCAACATTCACATCTGGCACCGCTACTGGCAGGTGCGCCGACGCTGGTTGGGCCTGGATCAACTGCGCGAATACGACGTCAAAGCGCCCCTGGTCAGCCCCCCGCCACTGTCTTACCAGGAATCTGTGGACGCCATCTGCGCCGGGATGCAGCCGCTGGGCGACGACTACGTTTCGCAGATGCGCTCGGGCCTGACCACCGAGCGCTGGGTCGATTACGCCAACAACGCGGGCAAGCGTCAAGGCGCGTACAGCAACGGCGGGGCCAGAGTCAAGCCGTACATTTTCATGAGCTTTCAGGGCGGACTCAGCAGCATGAGCACCCTCGCCCACGAAATCGGCCACAGTATGCACTCGCACCTCGCCCAGCAAGCGCAGGCCAGCAGCGTGCCGCGCTATACGCTGTTTGCCGCCGAAGTCGCCAGCAATTTCAATCAGGCGATGGTGCGCCACCACTTGTTTGCGACCAACACCGATCCTACGTTTGAAGTGGCCCTGATTGAAGAAGCCGTGTCCAACTTTCACCGCTACTTTTTCATTATGCCGACGCTGGCCCGCTTCGAGCTGGAAATTCACCGCCGCATAGAAGCGGGAGAGAGTCTGAGCGCCCCCGACCTCAACACCCTAATGGCCGACCTCCTGCAAGACGGCTACGGCGAGGGCGTTCAAGTCGACCGCGAGCGCAGCGGCATCACCTGGGGCGAATTTTCCACCCACCTCTACGCCAATTTCTACGCTTACCAGTACGCCACCGGCATCAGCGCCGCCCACCAACTCCGGGCTGGTTTTGACACTGATCCCGAAACGGCCCGCACCAAATACCTGCAGTTTCTCTCGGAAGGCGGCAGGCTCGACCCGCTCGACGCCCTCAGCGCGGCGGGAGTGGATTTGAGCACGGCACGCCCGGTGGAGGAGACCTTCAAGGTGCTGAGCGGTTACGTAGACCGGCTGGAAGTTTTGCTGAGCGAGAGAACCTGA
- the uvrC gene encoding excinuclease ABC subunit UvrC, translating to MHFDDLPVLPTTPGVYIFRGKTGTPIYIGKANNLRSRVGQHFKAGGKSGRFTREALELEFISAKNEVEALVLEANLIKQHRPYYNVLLKDDKHYPFLKLTHEKFPMLVITRRVIKDGASYYGPYPDASAVRRVKHLIDTMFPLRKNSGLPMQKKPRPCLNYHMGRCLGPCVDRADPAEYARVVDDVKALLEGRAAGVVAQLKVDMKEAAVKQDFEQAGRLRDRLQAVEKLFGTEQAALQTSSEDLDFLGYAQAGEFAMVQLFRMRGGRVVGRDKRFLTGADESEGGEILGAFVQDYYAQATHVPPLILLPAEYADAPLWTQVLSERSGRKVEMRLPKRGDKTELTEMAQRNAQTGLESELALLERRGDHPGLDALREVLALPERPWRIEGYDNSNLFGTNIVSGMVVFEGGRARKSEHRRFKVKGLDHPDDYLAMRQTIVRRFSGSLSDKLPLPDLILIDGGRGQVNAALDALKEVGVNVPLVGLAKREETLILPGRYGAQFWLTGGSEVGVGRELLLPKTHPALRVLIGVRDEVHHYAVTYHRKLRGQDMLKSVFDDLPGIGEKRQFALMEHFSSLEDLGAASLDDIARIPGMNARAAQSVKDFLATRLATRLAAQEAAR from the coding sequence ATGCATTTTGATGATTTGCCGGTGTTGCCGACCACGCCGGGCGTGTACATTTTTCGCGGCAAAACCGGCACGCCGATTTATATCGGCAAGGCCAACAACCTGAGAAGCCGGGTGGGTCAGCACTTCAAAGCGGGCGGCAAATCGGGAAGATTTACCCGGGAGGCGCTGGAACTCGAATTCATTTCGGCCAAAAACGAAGTGGAAGCGCTGGTGCTGGAAGCCAACCTGATCAAGCAGCACCGTCCTTATTACAATGTGCTGCTAAAAGACGACAAGCATTACCCGTTTTTGAAGCTGACGCACGAGAAGTTTCCGATGCTGGTCATCACCCGCCGGGTCATCAAAGACGGAGCGAGTTATTACGGGCCGTATCCGGACGCTTCGGCGGTGCGGCGGGTCAAGCACTTGATCGATACCATGTTTCCGCTGCGTAAGAATTCAGGCTTGCCGATGCAGAAAAAGCCGCGCCCGTGCCTGAACTACCACATGGGCAGGTGTCTGGGGCCGTGCGTGGACAGGGCAGATCCGGCGGAGTATGCGCGGGTGGTCGACGACGTCAAAGCGCTCCTTGAAGGGCGGGCGGCGGGCGTGGTGGCTCAGCTCAAAGTGGACATGAAAGAAGCCGCTGTCAAGCAAGATTTCGAGCAGGCCGGGCGGCTGCGTGACCGCTTGCAAGCAGTCGAGAAACTCTTCGGCACCGAGCAGGCCGCCTTGCAGACCAGCAGCGAAGATTTGGACTTTTTGGGCTACGCGCAGGCCGGCGAGTTTGCGATGGTGCAGTTGTTCCGGATGCGCGGCGGGCGGGTGGTCGGGCGCGACAAGCGCTTTTTGACCGGGGCCGACGAAAGTGAAGGCGGCGAAATTCTGGGGGCCTTCGTGCAGGATTACTACGCGCAGGCCACCCACGTGCCGCCGCTGATTTTGCTGCCCGCCGAATACGCCGACGCGCCGCTGTGGACGCAGGTGCTGAGCGAGCGCTCGGGGCGCAAAGTCGAAATGCGGCTGCCCAAACGCGGCGACAAAACGGAGCTGACCGAGATGGCCCAGCGCAACGCCCAGACCGGCCTGGAATCCGAGCTGGCCTTGCTGGAGCGCCGGGGCGATCATCCGGGTTTGGACGCGCTGCGCGAGGTGTTGGCCTTACCGGAGCGGCCCTGGCGAATCGAGGGCTACGACAATTCCAATTTGTTCGGCACCAATATCGTCTCGGGGATGGTGGTGTTTGAAGGCGGGCGGGCACGCAAGAGCGAGCACCGCCGCTTCAAAGTCAAAGGGCTGGATCATCCCGACGATTACCTGGCGATGCGCCAGACGATTGTCCGCAGGTTTTCCGGCAGCTTGTCGGATAAATTACCGCTGCCAGATTTGATCTTGATCGACGGCGGGCGCGGGCAAGTCAACGCGGCACTGGACGCCCTGAAGGAAGTCGGAGTGAATGTACCGCTGGTGGGGCTGGCCAAGCGCGAGGAAACCCTGATTTTGCCCGGACGCTACGGCGCACAGTTTTGGCTGACCGGCGGCAGCGAGGTGGGCGTAGGCCGCGAGCTGCTGCTGCCCAAGACCCATCCGGCGCTGCGGGTGCTGATCGGCGTGCGCGACGAAGTTCACCACTACGCCGTCACCTATCACCGCAAGCTGCGCGGCCAAGACATGCTCAAAAGCGTCTTTGACGATCTGCCGGGCATCGGTGAAAAGCGCCAGTTTGCGCTGATGGAACATTTTTCCAGCTTGGAAGACTTGGGAGCGGCCAGCCTGGACGATATTGCCCGCATTCCGGGGATGAACGCCCGGGCCGCGCAGAGCGTCAAGGATTTTCTGGCGACTCGGCTGGCAACGCGGCTGGCGGCGCAGGAAGCAGCTCGGTAA
- a CDS encoding RrF2 family transcriptional regulator gives MQLTRFTDASLRVLMHLAQLPPGQQATTLELAERYNIPYNHLHKAVHHLSKVGWISAARGRNGGIRLAAAPSDLTIGQVVRSTEPPGDVIDCLSQECPLRLHCGLKGVLNQATQAFYAQLDRTTLADVVATTQFTELLPAPPAALPAESPENP, from the coding sequence ATGCAGCTCACCCGCTTTACCGACGCTTCGCTGAGAGTGCTGATGCATCTGGCCCAGTTGCCGCCGGGTCAGCAGGCCACCACTCTGGAGCTGGCTGAGCGCTACAACATTCCCTACAACCACCTGCACAAAGCGGTGCATCACCTCAGCAAGGTCGGATGGATCAGTGCGGCACGCGGGCGCAACGGAGGCATACGGCTCGCCGCCGCCCCCAGCGACTTGACCATCGGCCAGGTGGTGCGCTCCACCGAACCGCCCGGCGACGTCATCGACTGCTTGAGTCAGGAATGTCCGCTGCGGCTGCACTGCGGTTTGAAAGGTGTGCTGAATCAGGCCACTCAGGCTTTTTATGCCCAGCTCGACCGCACCACGCTGGCAGACGTGGTGGCGACCACCCAGTTTACCGAGCTGCTTCCTGCGCCGCCAGCCGCGTTGCCAGCCGAGTCGCCAGAAAATCCTTGA
- the hmpA gene encoding NO-inducible flavohemoprotein, with product MLTPSQTAIIKATVPALELKGEEITRHFYSALFAAHPELLNVFNPANQATGRQARSLAASVLAYAAHIENPAVLGPMLSRITNKHVSLDVLPEQYPVVGHYLLEAIATVLGDAATPAILDAWAAAYGQLADLMMGAEQQIYDADAAQVGGWRGFKVFRVIQKAVESQNVTSLILEPADGQPLPPYRAGQYLSVKAQVPGFPTQQIRQYSLSDASNQTSYRISVKREFAPSEAAWDAPEGLISNYLHDQIEVGAEVLVHLPAGDFYLQDTQLPVVLLSGGVGITPMLSMLNTLIATGSKRPVVFVHAALSQDFHAFRAHVNELAAQHPQVRKVIYYTDVTDRDRPGEHHDLAGLISLKTLRPYLPEGQAEYYYCGPEGFVSAAEGMLDQLGIPAQQRFTETFGPTQTAAPALS from the coding sequence ATGCTCACCCCTTCACAGACCGCCATCATCAAAGCCACCGTTCCGGCCCTCGAACTGAAAGGCGAAGAGATTACCCGGCACTTTTACAGCGCCCTGTTCGCCGCTCACCCCGAACTGCTCAACGTGTTTAATCCGGCAAATCAGGCCACGGGGCGTCAGGCCCGCAGTCTGGCGGCCTCGGTGCTGGCCTACGCCGCCCACATCGAAAACCCTGCTGTGCTGGGGCCGATGCTCAGCCGCATCACCAACAAGCACGTGAGCTTGGACGTCTTGCCCGAGCAGTACCCGGTGGTCGGCCATTACTTGCTGGAAGCCATCGCCACGGTGCTGGGCGACGCGGCCACCCCAGCGATTCTGGACGCCTGGGCCGCCGCTTATGGACAGCTGGCCGACCTGATGATGGGGGCAGAACAGCAGATCTACGACGCTGACGCGGCTCAAGTTGGCGGCTGGCGCGGCTTCAAGGTCTTCAGGGTCATTCAAAAAGCCGTTGAAAGTCAGAACGTGACCTCGCTGATTCTCGAACCGGCTGACGGCCAGCCACTGCCGCCTTACCGGGCCGGACAGTACCTCAGCGTCAAAGCGCAGGTGCCGGGATTTCCGACTCAGCAAATCCGGCAGTACAGCCTCTCCGACGCGTCCAATCAGACGTCGTACCGCATCAGCGTCAAGCGTGAATTTGCGCCGAGTGAAGCGGCTTGGGACGCGCCTGAAGGGCTGATTTCCAATTACCTGCACGATCAGATTGAGGTCGGTGCCGAGGTGCTGGTGCATCTGCCCGCCGGAGATTTTTATCTGCAAGACACCCAGTTGCCGGTGGTGCTGCTGAGCGGCGGCGTGGGCATCACCCCGATGCTCAGCATGCTCAATACCCTGATCGCCACCGGTTCAAAACGCCCGGTGGTCTTTGTCCACGCCGCACTTTCCCAGGACTTCCACGCCTTCAGAGCACATGTCAACGAGCTGGCAGCGCAGCATCCCCAAGTGCGCAAGGTGATCTACTACACCGACGTCACCGACCGAGATCGCCCCGGCGAGCACCATGACCTCGCGGGCCTGATCAGCTTGAAGACGCTGCGCCCGTACTTGCCGGAAGGTCAGGCTGAATACTATTACTGCGGCCCTGAGGGGTTCGTCTCGGCTGCCGAGGGGATGCTCGACCAGCTCGGTATTCCTGCTCAGCAGCGTTTTACCGAAACCTTTGGCCCCACGCAAACTGCCGCTCCCGCCCTGAGCTGA
- a CDS encoding MFS transporter gives MSLPSSQNVLDLPEFRAMLLAAVTSTLASRAVALTLAYQLYQITKNPLTLGLLGLVEAIPALSLALFGGVVADRNDRRRILLFTISVEVICALCFALYAPHAPTSGIWPLLSLIFVLGLARGFSDPALPAFQAQVVPRELLLRASAWRSSAGQAASIAGPALGGVLYASIGAGGSYTFAFVLLLVSLGCVAFVKPKPVPRFKVGEPFVQSIKEGLAFVVQRQVLVGSMALDLFSVLFGGAVALLPIFASDILKVGPTGLGVLVSAPSVGALAVMLYATKHPPGKGAGRILLSAIAGFGLSIMVFGFSRNFYLSVAALIATGIFDGISMVIRSATLQLKAPDHMRGRVNAVSGMFIGASNELGAFESGVAAKLLGTAHSVWLGGIVTLIVVGVTAYLAPELRAMDLTDIAEDLPNTTAERS, from the coding sequence GTGAGCCTGCCTTCCAGCCAAAACGTCCTCGACTTACCCGAATTCCGCGCCATGTTGCTGGCCGCCGTCACCAGCACTTTGGCCAGCCGCGCGGTGGCCCTGACGCTGGCCTATCAGCTTTACCAGATCACCAAAAATCCGCTGACGCTGGGCCTGCTGGGACTGGTGGAAGCGATCCCTGCGCTCAGCCTCGCTCTGTTCGGCGGCGTGGTGGCCGACAGAAATGACCGTCGCCGCATCCTCCTCTTTACCATTAGCGTGGAAGTCATCTGCGCTCTGTGCTTTGCGCTCTACGCTCCGCACGCGCCCACTTCCGGTATCTGGCCGCTGCTGAGCCTGATTTTCGTCCTCGGCCTGGCACGCGGCTTTTCGGATCCGGCGCTGCCCGCTTTTCAGGCTCAGGTGGTGCCGCGTGAACTGTTGCTGCGGGCCTCGGCGTGGCGCTCCAGCGCGGGCCAAGCGGCTTCCATCGCTGGCCCGGCGCTTGGCGGCGTCCTCTACGCCAGCATCGGCGCGGGCGGCTCCTACACCTTCGCCTTCGTGCTGCTGCTCGTCTCGCTGGGGTGCGTCGCTTTCGTCAAGCCCAAGCCCGTTCCCCGGTTCAAAGTGGGTGAGCCGTTCGTTCAGAGCATCAAAGAAGGACTGGCTTTCGTGGTGCAGCGGCAAGTCTTGGTCGGTAGCATGGCGCTCGATTTGTTCAGCGTGCTGTTCGGCGGCGCGGTGGCGCTGCTGCCCATTTTCGCCTCCGACATTCTCAAGGTCGGCCCCACCGGTCTCGGCGTGCTGGTGTCGGCCCCCAGCGTGGGCGCACTGGCGGTGATGCTCTACGCCACCAAGCACCCGCCGGGCAAAGGCGCGGGCCGCATTTTGCTGAGCGCCATCGCCGGCTTTGGCCTCAGCATCATGGTGTTCGGCTTCTCGCGCAACTTTTACCTGAGCGTGGCTGCACTCATCGCCACCGGCATTTTTGACGGGATCAGCATGGTGATTCGCAGCGCCACCTTGCAGCTCAAAGCGCCCGATCACATGCGCGGGCGGGTAAATGCCGTCAGTGGGATGTTTATCGGCGCGAGCAACGAACTGGGCGCTTTTGAAAGTGGCGTGGCGGCCAAGCTGCTCGGCACCGCCCATAGCGTTTGGCTCGGCGGCATCGTGACGTTGATCGTGGTGGGCGTCACCGCTTATCTGGCCCCCGAACTGCGGGCGATGGACCTGACCGACATTGCCGAAGACTTGCCCAATACCACCGCTGAACGCAGCTAA
- the miaA gene encoding tRNA (adenosine(37)-N6)-dimethylallyltransferase MiaA has translation MLLPILTAPTAAGKTALALKLAQAFRLEIVAADAFTVYRGLDIGTAKPSAAEQQQVPHHLIDVVDVQDSFDVAQWLSQAETAITDVLSRQNIPLIVGGTGFYLKALMRGLPLTPPSDPAARAQIEAELSERGLDALLAEIAALNPAEAARMERNPRRVVRALEIQRRTGKFPVEFGTTQPAHTYRVFAFTQPDLEQRIKTRVDAMLAAGWPEEAAWLASQIPPESSATVWQALGYRAALALARGELTQPQAAAQISLQSRQYAKRQLTWARTQLGAEIQTRPQVEADLRALLSCAQERPRTPKLTP, from the coding sequence TTGCTGCTTCCCATCCTCACCGCCCCCACTGCTGCCGGAAAAACGGCCCTCGCCCTCAAACTGGCCCAAGCCTTCCGGCTCGAAATCGTGGCTGCCGACGCTTTCACCGTGTACCGGGGACTGGATATCGGTACGGCCAAGCCCAGCGCCGCCGAGCAACAACAAGTCCCGCATCACTTGATCGATGTCGTGGATGTCCAAGACTCTTTTGACGTGGCCCAGTGGCTGAGCCAGGCCGAAACGGCCATCACCGATGTCCTCAGCCGCCAAAACATCCCATTGATCGTCGGCGGAACTGGCTTTTACCTCAAAGCGCTCATGCGCGGCCTGCCGCTGACCCCGCCCAGCGACCCCGCCGCCCGCGCCCAAATCGAAGCTGAACTCAGTGAGCGCGGCCTAGACGCTCTGCTGGCCGAAATCGCCGCCCTCAACCCCGCCGAAGCCGCCAGGATGGAGCGCAATCCGCGCCGAGTCGTCCGCGCCCTAGAAATTCAGCGCCGCACTGGAAAATTTCCGGTTGAATTCGGTACCACCCAGCCTGCCCACACTTACCGGGTCTTTGCCTTCACCCAGCCTGACCTGGAACAGCGCATCAAGACCCGCGTAGACGCCATGCTGGCCGCAGGCTGGCCGGAGGAAGCGGCGTGGCTGGCCAGCCAAATTCCGCCTGAATCTTCCGCCACCGTTTGGCAAGCCCTCGGCTACAGAGCTGCGCTGGCCCTTGCACGCGGCGAACTGACCCAGCCCCAGGCCGCCGCCCAAATCAGTCTCCAGAGCCGCCAGTATGCCAAGCGCCAATTGACGTGGGCTAGAACCCAGCTCGGCGCGGAGATTCAAACCCGGCCGCAAGTGGAAGCTGACTTACGAGCGCTGCTGTCCTGCGCCCAAGAGCGCCCGCGCACGCCTAAACTAACGCCGTGA
- the miaB gene encoding tRNA (N6-isopentenyl adenosine(37)-C2)-methylthiotransferase MiaB — MKAHLITYGCQMNEYDSHLVQSQLVSLGADMVDSIDAADFVLINTCAVRGKPVDKVRSVLGQLRKEKALRPLVIGMMGCLAQLEEGQQIARKFEVDVLLGPGSLLDIGKALESNQRFWGLNFKDELHDHIPPPPTGKLQAHLTIMRGCDHHCTYCIVPTTRGPQVSRHPDLILRELDSLLGAGVKEVTLLGQNVNAYGFDAGAKLAGYPSFAELLRMVGASGIQRIKFTTSHPMNFTEDVAAAMGETPAVCEFVHLPVQSGSDRVLRRMAREYNREKYLTHIAQIRKHMPEAVLATDIIVGFPGETKEDFQETLSLYDEVGYDSAYMFIYSPRPGTPSYQHFQDLPREVKTERLQRLIAVQKDWSAKKNARFQGSVQEVLLRGDAYSEGHLEGHTRGNHPIVVPKALGAVGAGLYQARVTATTPHMLYGELVGVDGQTLPMVPNFLPEAAALSSPLTML, encoded by the coding sequence ATGAAAGCACACTTGATTACTTACGGCTGCCAAATGAACGAATACGACTCGCATTTGGTTCAGTCTCAACTCGTCTCGCTCGGCGCGGATATGGTGGATTCTATTGACGCCGCCGACTTTGTGCTGATCAACACCTGCGCTGTGCGCGGCAAGCCGGTGGACAAAGTTCGCAGCGTGCTGGGCCAGCTCCGCAAGGAAAAAGCCCTGCGCCCGCTGGTCATCGGCATGATGGGCTGCCTCGCCCAACTCGAAGAAGGCCAGCAGATTGCCCGCAAGTTTGAAGTCGACGTGCTGCTGGGGCCGGGCAGCCTGCTCGACATCGGCAAGGCGCTGGAAAGCAACCAGCGCTTTTGGGGCCTGAACTTCAAAGACGAACTGCACGACCACATCCCGCCGCCGCCGACCGGCAAGCTGCAAGCCCACCTAACCATCATGCGCGGCTGCGACCACCACTGCACCTACTGCATCGTGCCGACCACGCGGGGGCCGCAGGTCAGCCGCCACCCCGACCTGATTTTACGCGAGCTGGATAGCTTGCTCGGCGCAGGCGTCAAGGAAGTCACTTTGCTGGGCCAGAATGTCAACGCCTACGGCTTTGACGCGGGCGCAAAACTGGCGGGCTATCCCAGCTTCGCCGAACTGCTGCGGATGGTCGGCGCGAGCGGCATTCAGCGCATCAAATTCACCACCAGCCACCCGATGAACTTTACCGAAGACGTGGCGGCGGCGATGGGTGAGACGCCAGCGGTTTGCGAGTTCGTACATTTGCCGGTGCAGAGCGGCTCGGATAGAGTGCTGCGCCGGATGGCCCGCGAGTACAACCGCGAGAAGTACTTGACGCACATTGCCCAGATCAGAAAGCACATGCCGGAAGCGGTACTGGCCACCGACATTATCGTGGGCTTTCCCGGCGAAACCAAGGAAGATTTTCAGGAGACGCTGAGCTTGTATGACGAAGTGGGCTACGACTCGGCTTACATGTTCATCTACTCGCCGAGGCCCGGCACGCCGAGTTACCAGCACTTTCAGGACTTGCCACGCGAAGTCAAAACCGAGCGGTTGCAGCGCCTCATCGCCGTGCAAAAAGACTGGAGCGCCAAGAAAAACGCCCGTTTTCAGGGCAGTGTTCAAGAAGTCTTGCTGCGCGGCGACGCTTACTCGGAAGGCCACCTGGAAGGCCATACGCGGGGCAACCACCCGATCGTGGTGCCCAAAGCGCTGGGCGCGGTTGGTGCAGGGCTGTATCAAGCGCGGGTGACGGCCACCACGCCGCATATGCTCTACGGCGAACTCGTGGGCGTAGACGGTCAGACGCTGCCGATGGTGCCCAACTTCTTGCCGGAAGCGGCGGCGCTCTCCAGCCCGCTGACGATGCTGTGA
- a CDS encoding acylphosphatase, translated as MKRLTALISGTVQGVGYRLYVQRYARDLGLSGYAENTDDERVEVVAEGHQEDLERLLHQLKRGPKHAVVESVDAQWAESSGLSGFHIY; from the coding sequence GTGAAGCGCCTCACCGCCCTGATTTCCGGCACCGTGCAGGGGGTGGGCTACCGCTTGTACGTGCAGCGCTACGCCCGCGACCTCGGCTTGTCAGGCTACGCCGAGAACACCGACGATGAGCGGGTCGAAGTCGTCGCTGAGGGCCACCAAGAAGACTTGGAACGGCTGCTGCACCAGCTTAAGCGCGGCCCCAAGCACGCGGTGGTGGAAAGTGTAGACGCCCAGTGGGCCGAGAGCAGCGGCCTGAGCGGATTTCATATTTACTGA
- a CDS encoding O-acetylhomoserine aminocarboxypropyltransferase/cysteine synthase family protein codes for MTHKHFETLQVHAGQKPDPATGAQAVPIYNTNSYVFESTDHAAKLFGLQAFGNIYSRIMNPTTDVFEQRVAALEGGVAALAVSSGHAAQFLAITTLAQNGDNIVSTPNLYGGTVNQFKVTLARLGIEVRFTSGEERAEEFAALIDDKTRAVYLETIGNPALNIPDFESISAAAHAKGVAVIVDNTFGAGGYFCQPLKHGADLLVESASKWIGGHGNGIGGIIVDGGTFNWGNGRYPLMTEASPSYHGLNFWEAFGEGNALGLPNLAFILRARTEGLRDLGPTLAPQQAWNFIQGLETLSLRGERHAQNTLALAKWLLEQPEVSKVTYPGLEAHPHFERAQKYLPRGAGGVLTFELSGGRAAGEAFIERVKLAQHVANVGDTKTLVIHPASTTHSQLDGAAQAAGGVTPGLVRVSVGIEHIDDIKEDFAQAFVGVLESV; via the coding sequence ATGACGCACAAGCACTTTGAAACCCTGCAAGTTCACGCCGGACAAAAACCCGATCCTGCCACCGGCGCTCAGGCCGTGCCGATCTACAACACCAATTCGTATGTCTTCGAGTCTACGGATCACGCCGCCAAATTGTTCGGCTTGCAGGCCTTCGGCAATATCTACTCGCGGATCATGAATCCCACCACCGACGTGTTCGAGCAGCGCGTGGCAGCCTTAGAAGGCGGAGTGGCGGCGCTGGCCGTCTCCAGCGGGCACGCCGCGCAGTTTCTGGCGATCACCACGCTGGCACAAAATGGGGACAACATCGTCAGCACGCCCAATTTGTACGGCGGTACGGTGAATCAATTTAAAGTGACGCTGGCCCGGCTGGGCATCGAAGTGCGCTTCACTTCCGGCGAGGAAAGAGCCGAAGAGTTTGCGGCGCTGATCGACGACAAGACCCGCGCCGTGTATCTGGAAACGATTGGCAACCCGGCGCTCAATATTCCTGATTTTGAAAGCATCAGCGCCGCCGCGCATGCCAAAGGCGTGGCCGTCATCGTGGACAACACGTTTGGCGCGGGCGGATACTTTTGCCAGCCGCTCAAGCACGGCGCAGATTTGTTGGTCGAAAGCGCTTCCAAGTGGATCGGCGGGCACGGCAACGGCATCGGCGGGATCATCGTGGACGGCGGTACCTTCAACTGGGGCAACGGGCGCTACCCGCTGATGACCGAAGCGAGTCCCAGCTACCACGGGCTGAATTTCTGGGAGGCCTTTGGCGAGGGCAACGCGCTGGGCTTGCCGAATCTGGCGTTTATTTTGCGTGCCCGCACCGAGGGCCTGCGCGATTTGGGCCCGACCCTGGCTCCGCAGCAAGCCTGGAATTTCATTCAGGGCCTAGAAACCCTTTCCCTTCGCGGTGAGCGGCACGCCCAGAACACGCTGGCCCTCGCCAAGTGGCTCTTGGAGCAGCCGGAAGTCAGCAAAGTCACTTATCCGGGTTTGGAGGCGCATCCACACTTTGAGCGTGCCCAGAAGTATTTGCCGCGCGGCGCAGGCGGAGTGCTGACCTTTGAACTCAGCGGCGGCAGGGCAGCGGGAGAGGCGTTTATTGAACGGGTCAAGCTGGCCCAGCACGTCGCCAACGTGGGCGACACCAAAACGCTGGTGATTCATCCGGCCAGCACCACCCACTCGCAGCTTGATGGAGCCGCGCAGGCCGCAGGCGGCGTCACGCCGGGTTTGGTGCGGGTGTCGGTGGGCATCGAGCACATCGACGACATCAAAGAAGACTTCGCGCAAGCGTTCGTGGGTGTGTTGGAGTCGGTATGA